CAACTCTGGGAAAGATTGACACTTCTCTTAGTTTCTCCGGGAAGGAGATACAGGTAAACCCTCACCATATTTTTACTTGACCAAGAAAATTAAATGCACATAAAGGTGAACTGATAATTGctcaattcaaaatttttgcAGAGTTTTGGAAGGTGACCATGCTTCATTTGTAGAATCAGTACCATTCAAAAGCATTGTTGGATTTACGCTGTTTCAGTCTGCATTTTTGTTGCTGTGTTATGGAGTGACTTGGATCCCAATAGCTGGTATTCTCTTCCCCTTGCCATTCTTTCTACTGGTAAGCATAAGACAGCATATATTGCGGAAATTATTTCAACCAAATTATTTGAGGGAACTGGATGCTGCTGAGTATGAAGAAATAGCCGGTGCACCTCGACAATTGTTTAGTGGGCCTCTGACTTCAAGGGTATGCAAATGTTATCCTTCTTTATTTGTCAATATTGATTTTCATTTTACAATCACAATTACTGCATAGAGTTTGGAGATGTTTCTTTAAAGACAAAACTAATATTTCACGTAATGAATATTCATTTTTGATCAGGATAGAGAAACAATTCAGTCTGGAAATGTGACTGGAGAAGTAGAAGTCTGTGATGCAGAAATATTAGATGAGCTGATGACTAACAGAGGGGAGATCAAGGTCAGAGCTCTAAGCTTCCACGATGAGAAACACATTCAGGTAAAAACCAGGAGCCTTTAAGATATCGTGTAAATGTACCTGGCAATGTAGCTACAAACGAAGTAAACATGCACACAAGCAGAGACGGATTCACACTGGGGGCAGTGGGGGTACTTGCCCCCAGTGTCTTGTTTAGTGTTTACTATGTTTcagtataatatttttcaaagctAACATCCTTGCCTCCATGGTTGAGGTTGGAGTTTGTTATGGAAACAACCATGGTTCAATTCTTGTATTTGCATTTCTTTTTTGTGACCTTTCTTTGAAGAAAAGCGCTCACTCCCAGGCTTCTGTTGTCCTATTACAGCAGAGCAGCATAACTAAATAGAAAGCAAAACAGAAGCTCATGTCCGGATGTCCTTTTCATGTATTTTTAGGAAATAAACACTTCACCCTTCAAGCAAAAGAACCACAAAtcattaagattttttttttaacctcTAATTTTCCCCATGAGTTTGAAATCCTAGGTATTCTGCCCCCATAAATACAAAATCTTAGATACGTCCCTGCACACAAGTAACTGAGATAATGACATAATGTGCACATATTCCTTGTATTAGTCGAGTTTATGCATATTAGTACATATTGCAGCTGGGATAAACTTTAATACTGTTGTTTGCCTGTCATAGTTGGACTTTATAATGAGTGATATCATGTGCTTGCTTGCAGGTTCATCCCCATGATACTCCAGAGTCCAGCAGCATGAGAAATGATTGATCCCGGTAATATACTATACATTATAAGATGAGAGCAATACATTTTGTTCTCACAGAATGAAGAAGTTTGCCGTACGAAGGAGAGAGCTGGAATAAAGCATCCTTGCTGCATGCAAgttgatgtgtaatttatttgatGTTTTACTGTTTTGTCTTTGCTACAGTATACTGTTGTGTAAATTCGTATGCACGGTATAGTATGTTCTGAGAGATAACTATAGGATCAAggacattatattttttgttctaAGTTGTTTGGATGGACTGTAGTATGGTAATCAATAACAGGTGTCCCATTTTTTGGGTTGAGGAGTAGATCACAAACACCCATCAACACTCTTCTGGGTCAAAATCCTCATTTTTAGTTGAAGAgttcatttcaaattatattgcGAGAATATTAGAGGTGATAGAGAGTCGAACACCTTGGCAAAATGTGGGCTCTGATTCCATTTTGAGGATCAGTTGATCTAAAAGTGTTAGACGGCGAGCCTAAACAGATCTTATGCTATATTATTCAACTGTTTGTTTCCACTCTGAACGTTACATGTGTTCTGTGCGGTTTGTTCTTCAAGTTCTCtgatatgttatttttattGTCACGAGAATTATAACTTGTGCTTATGCTtagattctctctctctctctctctctcttttttttttaagcaaTGCTTAGATTCTTACAATATTTACAGATGTTGTTAGGCATTAAAAGAATTATATGTAAAACAATGTTTTGGTTAAAAAAAGTGATCTGTACACATTCTTAAACACTACTCCCTCGTCGCTTTGATATGAGAATAAGAATAGTGTATAAAGTGatattccctccgtctcaaaTTAGAGGActcttttaagaaaaaaatatatcccaaaatagttgagccTCTCTCTTTTCAATGCACTTTTATCAACAATTTTCCATCCCTGCCCtctcttatttatcatttctAATGCACCATCTAACTAATATTATAGAAAGTCTttgtcataaaaaaaaaataaattatagaaagtCAAAACAATTAATATTGGGAGAGATGGAAAAATGAAGCAGTGGTggttgggatttttatattgtaaaaggATATCACTTTAGGAAggttttggaatgtatagaattaagtgggacatccaaaaaaggaaagtgtatagaaatcagaaggacggagggagtactagtatataataatgtttttttaatcatttttacTAAACTTAAtgaaaatttattgaaaaataaagagTTCGAGAATTTTCGACCctccaaaaaatttcattaaatttaataaatctaATCATATTAaatactataaataatatataaaatttaatttgctAATATGTTGACTGTATTTTGCCAAGATTGTAAATAGCGGGAATCATAATTAATCAGTAAAATCGCGGAACAAGATTAAATTAAGgatgattaattaaataattagatatttaATGAGTTTGGCGAGTTACGTATTAGAAATTAATCGCggtgattaacaaatttttgaCAACATGTCAGCTATAGTGtgtcaaaattaaataatcagaTTCGGAATTTGAAAATAAAGGAAGGGAGACGGAAATATCTGAAGAGAAAAAAATGAGTAAGAAAAAGTGTAATCCACGTAAGCAGCCCTTATCCATCTCTATCTCTCATCCCAATCCAAATTAATAAAACCAAATAAATCTCTCTTCTTCCCCATTCTCATTCATCTCTCTACACAACTCTTTACAAATCAAGCTACTACAATGTCAACATCTCTCTCCTTCGTCTCCCCGTCTCCGTTCCTCCACTCCTCCGTCGCCGGCAAGCCTACCGCCGTCGCCGTCTCTCGCCGCAACCTCTCCACTCCGGCGTCCTCCAACGCCTGGTGGACCTCGCTGTTCGGCTGGTCATCGGATCCTGATTACATCCACAATGTGGGATCCGGATCTGAAGATCCGAATGCAGGTGAATCCGGAGCTCCGCCGAAGCAAACCGGATCTAGCAGATTCAGTCTAGGCTGTTTCACGGAAGAGAAGGCGAAGCAGATGAGGATGAAGACGGCTGAGGGCGCTAATTTTCATGAGATGTATCACTCTGCGATCGCGTCCAGGCTTGCTTCTGATGTGTCGGATCGGTGATCGGATCTGGACTGATCCGGTTTAGTTTAGTGATGAAATAAGGTGTTtaattctaattctaatttGATTAACTGATGGTGGTTGTGCGAGTTTTTATGTGTAATTGCAtcaatttgtgtttttttaattttggtgtAATCAGCAGCTACTGAATGAATACTAGTAGATGTTTATTTCTTTTATCAGAATGCATTGCTTAAGACTCTGTCACATACAATATCACGTCGGCGGTGTAGAATGATTAATTAACTGGATTCGTAACCAATGTTAAGTAAATAAAGTCACCGCCAACGACCAAGGAGGCAaggattgataaaataaaacttgcaattAACGGCCggaacatataaaattttagatatctgatatttttcattatttgtttaatcaatattatatttttgaataaatttgtATTATTGAACTTGATCTTGACGACTACCAAGGGGAGGCATATTTTTCAGTTGTCTTCACAAATTTGATTGACCAGCTTTTGGTTCTGTTCGGGGATTAGTGGTTAGCTGTCAGAGGATTTTGGATTTTGGGGATTAGTGGTTAGTTGTCAGCGGATTGAatcagatgttttgactagctgattgaattagatgttttaacTAGCGGATTGAATAAGTTGTTTATCGTAAAACTGTTtagtaaatagctgattgattagctttttctgacacaaaccaaaacctctaatccaaaaagctcttcaaagtagttttttcaaaattaactttttGAACCAAAACCGCTATTTCAATAcactaactaccaaacactaaaatTAGCATATTCTAGTGATCAGACCTCTAAaccacctcaaacctctaatttctgtccaaacttctaacttccaaacagggctTTTATCTCGTTcttaaattgattaaaaaaaagttatgtgAGATGTACAGCCTTGCTTTGCTTGTACATGATAGCATGAATGTTGAAGCAAAGGGAAAAGGAAGTTTAATAGAAAAAGGATATGCCATTATAGATTCTCTGCGCCGACCGAGTCACCACTCGTGTTAGGATAACTTACATAATCAAGACTTGCTTGAACAATCtgtcagaaaaagaaaaaaaaagacttGCTTAAACAAATATCGAAAATTGATAAATCGTTCGTGTCAGTGAAACTAACATGATCACAACTGCAA
This genomic window from Daucus carota subsp. sativus chromosome 7, DH1 v3.0, whole genome shotgun sequence contains:
- the LOC108195228 gene encoding uncharacterized protein LOC108195228 — encoded protein: MSTSLSFVSPSPFLHSSVAGKPTAVAVSRRNLSTPASSNAWWTSLFGWSSDPDYIHNVGSGSEDPNAGESGAPPKQTGSSRFSLGCFTEEKAKQMRMKTAEGANFHEMYHSAIASRLASDVSDR